One genomic segment of Vibrio penaeicida includes these proteins:
- a CDS encoding NAD(P)-dependent oxidoreductase, producing MKIGFIGLGKMGRLMASNLAANGISLMVYNRTVQTSLDLRARFGSVQIAKSPVEIASHCDMVFSILSDDKAVESVYLTNKNSVLSGSMRSRYWIEMSTIGEPTSKRLHLSASENGVQYIDAPVSGSLDAAEKGELVFMLGTNELRNSTLQACFGLMGKQTFLMGAPTLGHVAKLLINSVIHSQNQIIAEILSLAEPLNIKYEALLELLNLSAAGSPMMRFRTPLYLGVEDEVTFALDLAKKDMRLAIELANKADVDVPQMSINHQQLCLASQAGYGEQDMARMANYRKQRNKKETN from the coding sequence ATGAAGATTGGATTTATTGGGTTAGGAAAAATGGGGCGGCTTATGGCTTCAAATCTTGCTGCCAATGGTATTTCGTTGATGGTTTATAACCGAACTGTTCAAACCAGTTTGGATTTACGAGCGCGCTTTGGTTCTGTCCAAATAGCTAAGAGTCCGGTGGAAATCGCTAGCCACTGTGACATGGTTTTCTCCATACTTTCGGATGATAAAGCTGTAGAAAGTGTTTATTTAACAAACAAAAACAGCGTCCTTTCTGGCTCCATGCGATCTCGTTATTGGATTGAAATGAGTACTATCGGCGAACCCACATCAAAACGATTGCACCTTTCAGCCTCAGAAAATGGAGTGCAATACATTGATGCGCCAGTGTCAGGCAGTTTAGACGCTGCTGAAAAAGGCGAATTGGTTTTTATGCTAGGTACTAACGAATTAAGAAACAGCACGTTGCAAGCGTGTTTTGGTCTGATGGGGAAGCAAACTTTTCTTATGGGAGCTCCTACACTTGGGCACGTTGCTAAATTGCTGATCAACAGTGTTATTCACAGCCAAAACCAAATCATTGCGGAAATTCTATCACTCGCTGAACCGCTAAACATTAAATATGAAGCGTTGCTTGAACTTCTTAATCTCAGTGCAGCAGGCTCACCTATGATGCGCTTTCGTACACCTCTTTATTTAGGAGTGGAGGATGAAGTGACGTTTGCTCTCGATCTTGCGAAGAAAGACATGAGGCTAGCGATTGAACTGGCCAATAAAGCTGATGTGGATGTTCCTCAAATGTCGATCAACCATCAACAATTATGTTTGGCAAGCCAAGCTGGCTATGGTGAGCAAGACATGGCAAGAATGGCAAATTATCGCAAACAACGAAACAAAAAGGAGACAAATTAA
- a CDS encoding YceI family protein yields MKKSIFATGLALAMALPFGASAADYNIDTKGAHASVNFKVPHLGYSFIQGRFNTFSGDFSYDANNVSASKVNVVIDTTSLDSNHAERDKHLRSSDFINTGKFSQASFKSTKVTDKGNGKMAIEGELTLHGVTNPITIDADFIGEGKDPWGGYRAGFVGTTRLELKDFDIAVMGASSYVDLELHVEGIRK; encoded by the coding sequence ATGAAAAAATCGATTTTCGCCACAGGGCTAGCTTTAGCAATGGCTTTGCCATTCGGTGCAAGCGCAGCGGATTACAATATTGATACTAAAGGCGCACACGCCTCAGTAAACTTCAAAGTTCCGCATCTTGGCTACAGCTTTATCCAAGGTCGCTTTAACACTTTCAGCGGTGACTTTTCATACGATGCAAACAACGTTTCTGCATCTAAAGTTAACGTTGTGATCGACACTACAAGCTTAGATTCAAACCATGCGGAGCGTGATAAGCATTTACGTAGCTCTGATTTCATTAACACTGGTAAGTTTTCTCAAGCGTCTTTCAAAAGCACAAAAGTGACGGATAAAGGCAACGGCAAAATGGCGATTGAAGGTGAGTTGACACTTCACGGTGTAACCAATCCAATCACTATCGATGCAGACTTTATTGGCGAAGGTAAAGACCCGTGGGGCGGTTATCGTGCAGGTTTTGTTGGTACAACTCGCCTAGAGCTTAAAGATTTCGACATCGCGGTAATGGGTGCGTCTAGCTACGTAGACCTAGAACTTCATGTTGAAGGCATTCGTAAGTAA
- a CDS encoding DUF2164 domain-containing protein gives MSEIKIERKKKNELVEELQEYLLNELDTEVGQFEAEFLLDFFISKAGPAIYNQALTDARTVIERKVADIDDELYGIEK, from the coding sequence ATGTCAGAGATAAAGATTGAAAGAAAGAAAAAGAACGAACTCGTAGAAGAGCTTCAAGAGTATTTATTAAATGAGCTGGATACCGAGGTTGGACAATTTGAAGCAGAGTTTTTACTCGATTTTTTCATTAGTAAGGCTGGACCAGCGATTTATAACCAAGCATTAACCGATGCAAGGACTGTTATTGAAAGGAAAGTTGCGGATATCGATGATGAGCTGTATGGCATTGAAAAATAA
- the focA gene encoding formate transporter FocA has protein sequence MHAPNSLNKPINTPSEMMGEAEKYALNKTAKSTSTTIYLAMMAGAFIGLAFLFYITVTTGSEGAAWGLSRLAGGIAFSLGLILIVLGGGELFTSSVLSAIALANKQISVSKMLATWGKVYIGNFLGAMFLLGLVAAAGLYQLDHGQWGLNALNIAQHKVHHTPLQAFSLGVLCNLLVCLAIWLSFCATNAATKAAMLVLPVAMFVSSGFEHSVANMFMVPLGMAIKAFASPEFWTQVGVTPGHYADLNWIQFITANLIPVTLGNIVGGAVLVGLTNWSIYTRPQLKAAQIHPITTTQTTSSLKDSTMNSNVTVKELITLPSISLPADMPTADAVDILLDSGLQGAAVTDKNERLVGYFSIHDVLVDLWCQDYIPAKDQKVVDLMTRDVLALDASDSLINVAEYVCIDKNQLYPTTSMGIATSFSSLSLEERAKAMKVNKPKCYPILEGDKFIGTVTRMDVMQALRTVYGEREETQESRLEIA, from the coding sequence ATGCATGCACCTAACTCTTTAAACAAACCCATAAATACCCCTTCAGAGATGATGGGAGAAGCGGAAAAATATGCATTAAACAAAACGGCTAAGTCCACCAGCACAACGATTTATCTTGCCATGATGGCAGGCGCTTTCATCGGACTGGCTTTTCTATTTTATATAACAGTGACAACGGGCAGTGAAGGTGCTGCTTGGGGGTTGAGCAGGCTAGCAGGCGGAATTGCATTTAGCCTCGGTTTAATACTCATTGTACTTGGTGGAGGCGAACTGTTTACCAGTTCGGTACTGTCTGCCATTGCATTAGCGAACAAGCAAATATCAGTAAGTAAAATGCTGGCGACCTGGGGAAAGGTTTACATCGGTAATTTTCTTGGCGCGATGTTTTTGCTCGGATTGGTTGCCGCCGCTGGGTTATATCAGCTCGATCACGGTCAATGGGGCCTTAATGCGCTGAATATTGCCCAACACAAAGTTCACCATACGCCGCTACAAGCTTTCTCTCTCGGTGTTCTTTGTAATCTTTTGGTTTGCTTGGCTATTTGGCTTTCATTTTGCGCAACTAATGCGGCAACCAAAGCAGCCATGCTTGTTCTTCCTGTTGCCATGTTTGTTAGCAGCGGATTTGAGCATAGCGTAGCCAACATGTTTATGGTGCCACTGGGTATGGCTATTAAAGCATTCGCTTCGCCGGAGTTTTGGACTCAAGTAGGTGTGACACCTGGACATTACGCCGATTTGAATTGGATTCAATTCATCACTGCAAACCTGATTCCCGTCACTCTTGGCAACATTGTAGGAGGAGCGGTACTTGTCGGGCTTACAAATTGGTCGATTTACACAAGACCACAGCTAAAAGCCGCCCAAATTCATCCTATTACAACAACACAAACAACGTCTTCGCTTAAGGATTCCACTATGAACAGTAACGTAACAGTAAAAGAACTCATCACCCTTCCTTCCATTTCGCTTCCCGCGGATATGCCAACAGCGGACGCTGTCGATATACTGCTTGATTCTGGTCTTCAAGGCGCTGCTGTTACCGATAAAAATGAAAGGCTCGTAGGCTATTTTTCGATACACGATGTGTTGGTTGATTTATGGTGCCAAGACTACATTCCAGCGAAAGACCAAAAGGTCGTTGATTTGATGACGAGAGATGTGCTCGCATTGGATGCAAGCGATTCGCTTATTAACGTAGCAGAGTACGTGTGTATCGATAAAAATCAGCTTTATCCGACGACAAGTATGGGTATTGCTACCAGCTTCAGTAGCCTGTCATTGGAAGAGCGCGCAAAAGCGATGAAAGTGAACAAGCCTAAGTGCTACCCTATTCTTGAAGGCGATAAATTCATAGGTACCGTTACGCGAATGGATGTCATGCAAGCTCTTAGAACGGTTTACGGTGAGCGAGAGGAAACGCAAGAATCACGCTTAGAAATTGCTTAA
- the msrP gene encoding protein-methionine-sulfoxide reductase catalytic subunit MsrP — protein sequence MLIRIAKSWQLKDNDITSEAVYDDRRQVLKKLGILAATAPIAGTANAGIFDVFKSKEAEPIVDPRKPLKSVPSKYKNRTLTLTPEEKILTYNNFYEFGTAKHQPAENARGFKTDPWQIEIGGEVHEPYTIDFADILNQFAIEDRYYRFRCVEAWSMNVPWLGFPISKLIEKAKPKGNAKYVAFQTLYDPERMPGQKSRRIGGGINYPYVEGLTIQEAMHPLAIMSVGLYGKTLAPQNGAPLRLMVPWKYGFKSIKSIVKIVLTEHQPPTTWNQLAAHEYGFYANVNPQVDHPRWSQASERFIGEGTIFSSSRQDTLMFNGYEDEVAKLYTGLDLNRNY from the coding sequence ATGCTAATCCGGATCGCAAAATCATGGCAGTTAAAAGACAACGACATTACATCTGAAGCTGTCTATGACGATCGCCGCCAAGTTTTAAAGAAACTGGGGATTCTTGCTGCCACAGCACCAATAGCTGGGACAGCTAATGCTGGTATTTTTGATGTGTTTAAGTCAAAAGAAGCGGAACCCATTGTTGATCCCCGTAAACCTCTGAAGTCTGTGCCATCAAAATACAAAAATCGCACGCTTACGCTCACCCCTGAAGAAAAAATTCTGACATACAATAACTTCTACGAGTTCGGTACAGCCAAACACCAGCCCGCAGAAAATGCCAGAGGGTTCAAAACCGATCCTTGGCAGATAGAAATTGGTGGTGAAGTACATGAACCTTACACCATCGATTTTGCTGATATCCTAAATCAGTTTGCAATCGAAGACCGGTATTACCGATTCCGTTGTGTTGAAGCATGGTCGATGAACGTTCCTTGGCTTGGTTTTCCGATTAGCAAGTTAATTGAAAAAGCAAAACCAAAAGGGAATGCTAAATACGTCGCTTTCCAAACGCTTTACGACCCAGAAAGAATGCCTGGTCAAAAGTCCAGGCGCATCGGAGGGGGAATAAATTACCCTTACGTTGAAGGCTTAACAATTCAAGAAGCAATGCACCCTTTGGCTATTATGTCCGTTGGGCTTTATGGCAAAACCCTTGCGCCTCAAAACGGTGCACCGCTGCGTCTAATGGTGCCTTGGAAGTACGGTTTTAAGAGCATTAAATCTATTGTGAAAATCGTATTAACCGAACATCAGCCCCCAACAACATGGAATCAACTCGCAGCCCATGAATATGGCTTTTATGCCAATGTAAATCCACAAGTGGACCACCCTCGTTGGAGCCAAGCGTCAGAAAGGTTCATTGGCGAAGGCACTATTTTTAGTTCTTCAAGGCAGGATACGTTGATGTTCAATGGTTATGAGGATGAAGTAGCCAAACTCTATACTGGACTCGACTTGAACAGGAATTATTAA
- a CDS encoding protein-methionine-sulfoxide reductase heme-binding subunit MsrQ: MTLSNTHIIVTKALIHVVQWFSLLWLFMAATNGHLGAEPVDEIIHFTGKAALNTLIATMLITPLVRWLKIGQLIRTRRLLGVFAFMWAALHLLAYVSLDLGYEWLLILDEIITRPYLIVGALSWIILLLLTVTSTKQAQRKLKKRWQALHNWVYIAVLLIPIHYLWSVKSVGIGPVLYLTSSFLLLLFRKDKVKRWLVK, encoded by the coding sequence ATGACACTGAGCAACACACACATCATTGTGACCAAAGCACTCATTCATGTTGTTCAGTGGTTTTCACTCCTTTGGTTGTTCATGGCAGCAACCAATGGACACCTCGGTGCAGAACCAGTAGATGAAATCATTCATTTTACAGGTAAGGCTGCGCTGAATACCTTAATTGCCACCATGCTTATTACCCCTCTAGTTCGATGGTTAAAAATCGGGCAGCTAATCAGAACAAGGCGTTTACTTGGTGTATTTGCCTTTATGTGGGCCGCTTTGCATCTTTTAGCTTATGTTTCGTTGGATCTCGGCTACGAGTGGCTTTTGATACTCGATGAAATCATAACTCGCCCATACCTCATAGTTGGGGCACTCAGCTGGATTATCCTTTTGCTTCTTACAGTTACATCAACGAAACAAGCTCAAAGAAAGTTAAAAAAAAGGTGGCAAGCTTTGCATAATTGGGTCTATATCGCAGTCTTGCTTATACCAATCCATTATCTTTGGTCTGTTAAATCTGTAGGTATAGGACCCGTTTTATATCTAACATCTTCATTTTTACTACTATTATTTAGAAAAGATAAAGTAAAACGTTGGTTAGTAAAGTAA
- a CDS encoding EAL domain-containing protein, with amino-acid sequence MILSNSENFTLCLKQDKSGEHYAEYDNFVLRSVFQPIFNAGKEVMGVEALVRISDQEGETIRPDLFFHTNTFCIETRIDVEALSRAIHILNFAQSKHRNKQLFLNALPDPEHNLFHDLSRSVLVNRLDELKIRTRQIVIEFVELQVKDNQMLSRVTSLLTQNGFGIAVDDYGQQASTKDRVKLINPSIVKIDKSLMNDFMGGIASPLLSALRVATEVGAKTVIEGIESKEQFENMVSLNIDMFQGYHLAHPEPLHSVN; translated from the coding sequence ATGATCTTATCTAATTCAGAAAATTTTACGCTGTGCCTTAAGCAAGACAAATCTGGTGAGCATTACGCAGAATACGATAACTTCGTATTGAGGAGTGTATTTCAGCCAATTTTCAATGCTGGCAAAGAAGTTATGGGGGTGGAAGCTCTTGTTAGAATTTCTGATCAGGAAGGTGAAACCATTCGACCGGACTTATTTTTTCATACCAACACATTTTGTATCGAAACTCGCATTGATGTAGAAGCACTAAGCAGAGCAATACACATACTCAATTTTGCTCAATCCAAACACCGAAATAAACAACTCTTCTTAAATGCCCTGCCCGACCCAGAACATAACCTGTTTCATGATTTGAGCCGCTCTGTATTAGTTAACAGACTCGACGAACTTAAAATCCGGACCAGGCAAATTGTTATTGAATTTGTCGAACTGCAAGTTAAAGACAATCAGATGTTATCTCGAGTGACTTCACTACTGACTCAAAATGGGTTTGGTATTGCGGTAGACGACTACGGTCAGCAAGCGTCTACAAAAGATAGAGTGAAGCTCATCAATCCCTCAATAGTAAAAATCGATAAGAGTCTAATGAATGACTTTATGGGTGGCATCGCATCCCCGCTCCTTTCTGCGCTTAGAGTTGCCACAGAAGTCGGTGCAAAAACCGTTATTGAAGGTATCGAATCGAAGGAACAATTCGAAAACATGGTCTCGTTGAACATTGACATGTTCCAAGGCTATCATTTGGCTCATCCAGAACCTTTGCATTCCGTTAACTGA
- a CDS encoding ThuA domain-containing protein, whose protein sequence is MKKAALFVGGWEGHTPEAFCTWATNLLKDEGFEVVVYDSFSPLLDRDLTSDIDLIIPIWSSARSSHQEEFGNISREEEQGLLAAIAGGCGIAGWHGHMGDAFRDHPTYHFLIGGQFVAHPPGWPDNPIPSDDFIHYPIRFHDSEDGITDNLSDFTMYGEQYYMLVDPSNDVLASTEFSGEHLHWIEGTKMPIAWRRRWDQGKVFYCSVGHTIRELEYSQIDELMRRGFHWAARDK, encoded by the coding sequence ATGAAGAAAGCAGCATTGTTTGTAGGTGGATGGGAGGGGCATACTCCTGAAGCATTTTGTACTTGGGCAACGAATCTTTTGAAAGATGAAGGGTTTGAGGTGGTTGTGTATGATTCATTTTCTCCATTACTGGATCGTGATTTGACCTCGGATATCGACTTAATCATTCCTATCTGGTCGAGCGCTAGAAGCAGCCACCAAGAAGAATTCGGAAATATTTCGAGAGAGGAAGAGCAAGGTTTATTAGCTGCGATTGCAGGAGGATGTGGAATCGCAGGATGGCATGGACACATGGGAGACGCTTTTAGAGATCACCCAACCTATCATTTCCTAATTGGTGGGCAGTTTGTCGCTCATCCACCCGGTTGGCCGGACAATCCAATTCCTTCTGATGATTTCATTCACTATCCGATCCGATTTCACGACTCTGAAGATGGAATTACAGACAATCTCTCTGATTTCACTATGTATGGCGAGCAATACTACATGTTGGTAGATCCAAGTAATGATGTATTGGCTTCGACTGAATTTAGTGGCGAGCACCTTCATTGGATAGAAGGCACTAAAATGCCCATCGCTTGGCGTAGACGTTGGGACCAAGGCAAGGTGTTTTATTGCTCTGTGGGTCACACAATTAGAGAGCTAGAATACTCTCAAATCGACGAATTAATGAGGCGCGGGTTTCACTGGGCAGCAAGAGATAAATGA
- a CDS encoding LysR substrate-binding domain-containing protein: MRYSLKQLAVFDAVADTGSVSQAADHLSLTQSATSMSLAQLEKMLGRPLFERQGKRMMLTHWGTWLRPKAKKLLQDAQQIELGFFDQHLLSGEVRLCASQTPAEHLVPDLISIIDNDFPEMRISLKVKSTRSVIEGVLDYKYDLGVIEGRCDDNRIHQEVWCRDHLTVVAAAHHPFAQRDKVSLAQLEQAKWVLREHGSGTRKVFDSNIHNLIADLDVWREYEHVPVLRSMVANGPYLTCLPYLDVERFIESGQLVALNVPELKMERTLSFVWRADMVDNPLLDCIKREGLRMMKNKPSFL; this comes from the coding sequence ATGCGCTATTCACTAAAACAGTTGGCAGTCTTTGATGCAGTGGCAGACACCGGAAGTGTTAGCCAAGCTGCAGATCATCTTTCGTTAACTCAATCCGCAACAAGTATGTCTCTAGCTCAACTTGAAAAAATGCTCGGTCGTCCTTTGTTTGAGAGACAAGGTAAAAGAATGATGTTGACGCATTGGGGCACTTGGCTTAGACCTAAAGCAAAAAAACTTTTGCAAGATGCGCAGCAGATAGAACTGGGCTTTTTTGACCAGCATTTATTAAGTGGTGAGGTTCGCTTGTGTGCAAGTCAAACACCTGCGGAACATCTCGTTCCAGACCTTATCAGTATTATTGATAACGATTTTCCTGAGATGCGCATATCGTTAAAAGTGAAAAGCACCCGCAGTGTTATTGAGGGCGTGTTGGATTACAAATACGACTTAGGTGTGATAGAAGGACGTTGCGACGACAATAGAATCCATCAGGAAGTTTGGTGCAGAGATCACCTGACTGTTGTGGCTGCTGCTCATCACCCCTTTGCCCAGCGAGATAAAGTCAGCCTTGCTCAACTCGAACAGGCGAAATGGGTACTGCGAGAGCATGGATCTGGTACTCGAAAAGTTTTTGATAGCAACATTCACAATTTAATTGCCGATTTAGACGTTTGGCGCGAATACGAACACGTACCTGTATTGCGAAGCATGGTTGCAAATGGCCCTTACCTTACTTGTCTTCCTTATCTAGACGTTGAGCGGTTCATAGAATCCGGTCAATTGGTCGCGCTCAATGTGCCAGAACTGAAGATGGAAAGAACGCTGTCCTTTGTTTGGCGGGCAGACATGGTTGATAACCCACTTCTGGATTGTATTAAGAGAGAAGGTCTTCGTATGATGAAGAATAAACCGTCATTTTTGTAG
- a CDS encoding lipase family protein — protein sequence MKKLKRYQYERYAVLCELAYPRTFKQTRYGFDPNGQRVINNRFGKVLMRILWSRNSDEVIIVIKGSHNIWDWLLNSAMWQKSCKCWGLHYSIHAGFHFLLTQESTPAHKKDTLGRSVMERVEDIVKPLVDEQGKRISITGHSSGGAIGNVLADYLETRYPNCIKRVVTFGQPAAGNYQFKAHYKLARRTYRVCCDLDIVTFMPPLPFVYWHVGKLLWLYNGKIYENTPTGIRLLRSILSWLIRPFSYHLMRKYIRNKDFFDER from the coding sequence GTGAAAAAACTAAAACGTTACCAATATGAACGCTACGCCGTTCTTTGCGAACTCGCCTACCCACGTACTTTTAAGCAAACCCGATACGGATTCGATCCTAACGGACAACGTGTCATTAACAACCGATTTGGAAAGGTGCTGATGCGCATTCTTTGGAGTCGTAACAGCGATGAAGTGATCATCGTTATAAAAGGGTCACACAACATTTGGGATTGGCTTCTAAACAGCGCAATGTGGCAAAAGTCCTGTAAATGCTGGGGGCTTCACTACTCTATTCACGCTGGGTTTCACTTCCTACTTACTCAAGAAAGTACGCCAGCGCATAAAAAAGATACGCTAGGTCGCTCAGTAATGGAGCGCGTCGAAGATATAGTGAAACCTTTAGTCGACGAGCAAGGAAAGAGAATAAGTATTACTGGTCACTCTTCGGGTGGAGCGATTGGTAACGTCTTGGCTGACTATTTAGAGACCCGTTATCCGAATTGCATTAAACGCGTAGTCACTTTTGGTCAACCAGCAGCTGGAAACTATCAGTTTAAAGCGCATTACAAACTGGCTAGAAGAACATACAGGGTATGCTGCGACCTCGATATTGTAACATTTATGCCACCCCTCCCTTTCGTGTATTGGCACGTCGGAAAGCTTTTGTGGCTATACAATGGGAAAATTTACGAAAACACTCCTACTGGGATCCGACTTTTACGTTCAATTCTAAGCTGGTTGATCCGCCCTTTCTCATACCATTTGATGAGGAAATATATTAGAAATAAAGACTTTTTTGATGAACGATAA
- a CDS encoding sulfite exporter TauE/SafE family protein, giving the protein MIVDPFFYLVAIPAILIYGIGKGGFGGAIGSISVPMMSLTISPLQAASILLPILIVMDIFAVKHHYKTANYSVIRSMLAWAILGIAAAGLLLEMLSIDLIKVLIGGISVLFCCLYWFGISDHTFFKHPKWRIIWSCLCGFSSTAIHSGGGPATIYLLPLKLDKVVLVSTMAVLFGILNGIKLVPYGMLGSFSKENLMTAFVLVPLAPIGVYMGVWLLHRVSEKFIYQVCYVCLLVFGTKLLLEGILL; this is encoded by the coding sequence ATGATCGTTGACCCATTTTTTTACTTAGTTGCCATCCCTGCAATTTTAATTTATGGAATAGGGAAAGGTGGGTTTGGTGGTGCCATTGGGAGCATTTCAGTTCCTATGATGTCGCTGACTATTTCCCCTCTTCAAGCTGCCTCAATATTGCTACCCATTCTGATCGTAATGGATATCTTTGCTGTAAAGCATCATTACAAAACTGCAAATTACTCCGTGATCCGCTCGATGCTCGCTTGGGCAATACTTGGTATCGCTGCGGCTGGTCTGCTTTTAGAAATGTTATCTATAGATTTGATTAAAGTGTTGATAGGAGGGATATCCGTTTTATTTTGCTGTTTGTATTGGTTTGGCATAAGTGACCATACGTTTTTTAAACATCCAAAATGGCGGATAATCTGGAGTTGTTTGTGTGGGTTCTCTAGTACGGCTATTCATTCGGGGGGTGGACCCGCAACCATTTACTTACTGCCTTTAAAGCTAGATAAGGTAGTTCTTGTAAGTACTATGGCAGTTTTGTTTGGGATTCTGAACGGAATAAAGCTCGTGCCTTATGGGATGTTAGGAAGTTTCTCAAAGGAAAATCTAATGACGGCATTTGTTTTAGTGCCGTTAGCCCCTATTGGTGTCTATATGGGTGTTTGGTTGCTCCACAGAGTATCAGAAAAGTTTATATATCAAGTATGCTATGTCTGCCTATTGGTATTCGGCACAAAACTGCTTCTTGAGGGGATTTTGCTTTAA
- a CDS encoding cytochrome b, translated as MSNIPKNYSLTARVVHWVSALSVFGLFGVGLWMVDLTYYSEWYKTAPYWHKSIGLILALVTLFRLVWKHLSAHPSIEGKAYEVLAAKLAHIAMYLLLFTLFTSGYLISTADDRGIEVFDWFVVPSMGELFANQPDIAGTIHYYAAFALIGLVAIHAAAALKHHFIDKDDTLRKMIGVSK; from the coding sequence ATGAGCAACATTCCAAAAAACTATTCGCTTACTGCAAGAGTCGTACACTGGGTTTCTGCACTTTCAGTCTTTGGGCTGTTTGGTGTTGGTTTATGGATGGTTGACCTAACTTACTATAGTGAGTGGTATAAAACGGCACCGTATTGGCATAAATCAATTGGATTGATTTTGGCTTTGGTAACGTTGTTTCGCTTAGTTTGGAAACATTTGAGTGCCCACCCTTCTATTGAAGGCAAAGCATACGAGGTTTTGGCGGCGAAGTTAGCTCATATTGCGATGTACTTATTGTTGTTTACATTGTTTACATCAGGCTATTTGATCTCAACGGCAGATGATCGTGGGATAGAAGTATTCGATTGGTTCGTTGTACCCTCGATGGGGGAATTATTTGCCAATCAACCTGACATTGCAGGAACGATCCATTATTACGCGGCTTTCGCTTTAATAGGATTGGTGGCAATTCACGCTGCGGCTGCACTTAAACATCACTTCATCGACAAAGATGACACGCTACGCAAAATGATAGGAGTTTCAAAATGA